The Pseudomonas fluorescens nucleotide sequence TACAACGGTCGTCAAGGACATCACCAAGGAACTCACCGCCATGGAGCGTTTGGGCGGGGTGCGGGATCTGATGGCCAGGTCTTTCGAGATTGAAGGTGAAGATTTCGGCGGGCCAAAGGTTCAAGAGCCGAGGTTCCGATGGGTGAAGTCTGGGTGGCAGATGCCTATGTGAAGTAGCGTGACGTGCGCATTCCAGAGGCAAAGCGCAGTTATCCAAGCGCCATTTCAATGTTCAGGCCATCCTTACAAGCGATTCATGACACCAGCAACGATGAACCTCTCGCGGCAGGTGTCGTTTAGGCGCTACCGACGCTGCAGGGACTCAATCCCCTGCGAGCCCACCCAGCACGCCAGCGGAGTTGAGACAGCGATTCATGGTCGTGCGGCGCCCACCGCGATGATTTGATCCGCCTCAACGGTTGCGCGTGAAATACCTACAGCACCGATGACCTTGCCCTGGGCTTGCTGCAAGGCAATCCCACCGCCAAGCGCATGTACAAAAAACCGCCCTTTAGGCTAATGCCAGTCAGTTAAGCCGTTGAGCGAGAGGTTTCTCGCTTGAATCGGTGACGAGGCCCAAGAAAAACGGCGCTCTCCCATCTCGGGGAAGCGCCGTTTTTTCTTAACTGACTGGCATTACCCTTTAGGCGGCTTACTTGACTCGCTTACTGTTACATGGACGAGCTTAGCGGGTGACCCAGCTTTCAACCTCATCAGCACCGTACTGGGCTTTCCATTCCTTCAGCAGCTTGTGATTGCCGCCTTTGGTCTCAATGATCTCGCCGTTGTGCGGGTTCTTATACTGCTTAACCTGGCGCGCACGACGCGGTGCCTTCTCAGCTGCTACAGGGGCAGCCGCACGACGGCTGGCTTGATGATCCAGGATGTTGATGATGTCGCGCAGGCTGTAGCCGTACTCGGCCAGCAAGTCACGCAGTTTGGTCTCAAATTGAATTTCAGCTTGCAGCTCGGAGCTGCCTTTGAGTGCTTCAAGCTCTGCGAGCTGGGCGGCCAGTTGCTGCTCGAGCTGACGGAATTCTGCCAGACGGGACATATTCGATCCTCAAAATTAAGGGAAACAGGCGGAACATTCTAAAGCATCCCGCTAATGATGTCCTTGAATATGACGTTGGTGGTGGATCTTCGTTCGGTTTAACTAGCTTTGAAAATTCTCAAAGCCAAGACATAACTCCTGCCCTTATCAATCATCGGTCTGGAGCGAAAGCATCAAGTGAAGATAGGAGCTTCTCTAGATCCATAATCCTGGACACCTTGATGATGTCGTACTCACCACGACTACTAAGCTTGTATACCTCACGGGCCTTTTTAACACGCTCAAGCAATGGCACGACCACGCCAGAGGCCATCTCCAGAAAGTCATTGATGTCAGCTCTTGTCTGGGGAATTTTGTAGCCTTTGGATGTACTTGTGATGATGACATCAGCATCCCGAAGCTTCGCAATACCACTTGACCGTACCCGCTGCTCCGACAGGTCGCCAAAGCC carries:
- a CDS encoding histone-like nucleoid-structuring protein, MvaT/MvaU family; the encoded protein is MSRLAEFRQLEQQLAAQLAELEALKGSSELQAEIQFETKLRDLLAEYGYSLRDIINILDHQASRRAAAPVAAEKAPRRARQVKQYKNPHNGEIIETKGGNHKLLKEWKAQYGADEVESWVTR